In the genome of Cutibacterium equinum, one region contains:
- a CDS encoding sterol carrier family protein, whose translation MAARAERGVKRLATTFVTTARSLLPPAQGGTVGPASARLWGRHHIAHIMVILTDTLQTVTTPTTIRPITLAKVIDERHKATGTLATIGHEVIANDTASRLASQAQRLLSEVESVLLASPGPSATVESLVGPVRVTDHLRATLLDMVAMSLYDGVDIPSVALTESCRTLAAVLDESHGGRTIELRVPPACAVQLAATQSGPSHHRGTPPNVAEMDPVTFLQLATGFSHWAEMREAGRLQASGSHVDDVADILPVVNMAEALTEILAED comes from the coding sequence ATGGCAGCACGCGCGGAACGTGGCGTGAAGCGGCTGGCGACGACATTCGTGACCACCGCCCGTTCGCTGCTGCCCCCTGCCCAGGGCGGCACTGTCGGTCCTGCCAGTGCGCGGCTGTGGGGGCGTCACCACATCGCCCACATCATGGTCATCCTCACCGACACCTTGCAGACCGTCACCACTCCGACGACGATCAGGCCAATCACCCTGGCCAAGGTGATCGACGAACGCCACAAGGCCACCGGCACCCTGGCCACCATCGGCCATGAAGTCATCGCCAACGACACCGCCAGCCGCCTTGCCAGCCAAGCCCAACGTCTCCTCAGCGAGGTCGAGTCAGTACTGTTGGCCTCCCCCGGCCCCTCGGCGACGGTGGAGTCCCTCGTCGGCCCGGTCCGCGTCACCGATCACTTGCGAGCCACCCTGCTTGACATGGTTGCCATGAGCCTCTACGACGGCGTCGACATCCCATCAGTGGCACTCACCGAAAGCTGCCGGACCCTCGCAGCGGTGCTTGACGAATCCCACGGCGGTCGCACCATCGAACTGCGTGTACCGCCCGCCTGCGCAGTCCAGCTGGCAGCCACGCAGTCGGGACCCAGCCATCACCGGGGAACCCCACCCAATGTTGCCGAGATGGACCCGGTCACCTTCTTGCAACTGGCCACCGGCTTCTCCCACTGGGCGGAAATGCGCGAGGCGGGCCGACTCCAGGCGTCCGGATCCCACGTCGACGATGTCGCAGACATCCTGCCAGTGGTGAACATGGCCGAAGCCCTCACCGAGATTCTTGCCGAGGACTGA
- the glnA gene encoding type I glutamate--ammonia ligase gives MEERSIRFVRLWFTDVLGSLKSVAIAPAEVEGAFAEGVGFDGSAIEGYARVYEADMVARPDPATFQVLPWRTGTGIARMLCDITNPDGTASAADPRHVLKKTMARAADMGFTCYVHPEIEFYLLKDEHQPGAAPVALDNGGYFDHTTLGAGTDFRRDAINVLEQMGISVEFSHHEAAPGQHEIDLRYADALTMADNIMTFRVVIREIASLKGIKATFMPKPFTDRAGSGMHSHMSLFEGDTNAFYDAADEFRMSAVAKHFVAGLLHHAPEITAVTNQWVNSYRRLSGGGEAPSYICWGRNNRSALVRIPMYKPDKASSARVELRSIDSAANPYLAYSVVLAAGLDGIEKELPLPEEASDDVWQLSARERHALGIKRLPQSLGAAIRCMEESELVAETLGEHVYDFFLRNKRAEFEEYNRQVSQFELDRYLPHL, from the coding sequence ATGGAGGAACGCAGTATCCGTTTCGTGAGGCTGTGGTTCACCGACGTCCTGGGATCACTCAAGTCCGTCGCCATTGCCCCCGCTGAGGTTGAAGGTGCCTTCGCGGAAGGTGTTGGTTTCGACGGTTCGGCCATCGAGGGTTACGCCCGCGTCTATGAGGCCGACATGGTCGCCCGCCCGGACCCGGCGACCTTCCAGGTGCTGCCGTGGCGTACCGGTACCGGCATCGCCCGGATGCTGTGCGACATCACCAATCCTGACGGCACGGCCTCGGCTGCCGATCCGCGTCACGTCCTCAAGAAGACGATGGCCCGGGCCGCCGACATGGGGTTCACCTGCTACGTGCACCCCGAGATCGAGTTCTACCTGCTCAAGGACGAGCACCAGCCTGGTGCAGCACCCGTTGCCCTCGACAATGGTGGCTACTTCGACCACACCACCTTGGGAGCGGGCACCGATTTCCGTCGGGACGCCATCAACGTCTTGGAGCAGATGGGTATCTCGGTGGAGTTCAGTCATCACGAGGCCGCTCCCGGTCAACACGAGATCGACCTGCGCTATGCCGACGCCTTGACGATGGCCGACAACATCATGACTTTCCGTGTGGTCATTCGGGAGATCGCCTCCCTCAAGGGCATCAAGGCCACGTTCATGCCCAAGCCCTTCACCGATCGCGCCGGGTCGGGGATGCACTCCCACATGTCCCTGTTCGAGGGTGACACCAATGCCTTCTATGACGCCGCTGACGAGTTCCGCATGTCCGCGGTGGCCAAGCACTTCGTGGCCGGCCTGCTCCACCACGCCCCGGAAATCACCGCTGTGACGAACCAGTGGGTGAACTCGTACCGGCGGCTCTCGGGTGGAGGGGAGGCTCCCAGTTACATCTGCTGGGGCCGTAACAATCGCTCGGCCCTCGTCCGCATCCCGATGTACAAGCCGGACAAGGCCTCATCTGCTCGGGTGGAGTTGCGTTCCATCGATTCGGCCGCAAACCCGTACCTGGCCTACTCCGTGGTGCTGGCTGCTGGCCTGGACGGCATCGAGAAAGAACTGCCATTGCCCGAGGAGGCATCCGACGACGTCTGGCAGTTGTCAGCCCGAGAGCGTCATGCTCTGGGCATCAAACGGCTTCCCCAGAGTTTGGGTGCCGCCATCCGGTGCATGGAGGAGTCCGAGCTGGTGGCCGAGACTCTCGGTGAGCACGTCTACGACTTCTTCCTGCGCAACAAGCGAGCGGAGTTCGAGGAGTACAACCGGCAGGTCAGCCAGTTCGAGTTGGATCGCTACCTGCCGCACCTGTGA
- a CDS encoding FtsX-like permease family protein — translation MTLKIAINSVIKGVGSWLALIITSVVLMVVLTMSIGLIVAGASVQGEAQEAYTSMGGVALGFTVLTGLVSFRLVVSTCVGLQRQDVALWQIAGVLPRAALTIMITEIFLVTIVSALLGGLVSMALWPGYAHFVADSGLPPSDVLADPLPLVALIIAMATTSAVSLLAGIRSAKKVIKEDLVSASQSQTPPSTSVGAKIVTAVTAIVLVAGTVTLYLVIGNADRISDPKQLGDILSSYPGMGLLGCLVFAVISGPLVRALTAVLRAIPLGTSGFLSTREASARPALTRALVVPITLAAAAVGIMSSWIHELTWVTTTLAPGSGSVSAQPRQLFLLLGGPVIVACVCAAAIVFATATHRRRDNALLTVSGATTRDVIVKVVLEAAEYAVICLLCSYTIVMVNDVAMATALSAGPVGSVPVLTPGWSSAAVVAFGVILTVTMLLIITAAGMRKEPVGVILGAHS, via the coding sequence TTGACCCTGAAGATTGCCATCAACTCCGTCATCAAGGGCGTCGGGTCGTGGCTGGCCCTCATCATCACCTCTGTGGTGCTCATGGTTGTGTTGACGATGAGCATCGGCCTCATCGTCGCCGGGGCCAGCGTTCAGGGAGAGGCCCAGGAGGCCTACACCTCGATGGGTGGGGTTGCCCTGGGATTCACGGTGCTGACGGGGCTTGTCTCCTTCCGACTCGTCGTGAGTACCTGCGTGGGGCTGCAACGTCAGGATGTTGCGCTGTGGCAGATCGCCGGAGTTCTGCCGCGCGCGGCACTGACCATCATGATTACCGAGATTTTCCTGGTCACCATTGTTTCAGCTCTCCTCGGCGGGCTGGTGTCCATGGCCCTGTGGCCCGGATACGCCCACTTCGTCGCCGACAGTGGACTACCTCCCAGTGATGTCCTGGCCGATCCGCTGCCCCTGGTGGCCCTGATCATCGCGATGGCGACAACGTCTGCTGTCAGTCTGCTCGCTGGGATCAGATCAGCCAAGAAGGTCATCAAGGAGGACCTCGTGAGTGCTTCCCAGTCACAGACTCCTCCCAGCACGAGTGTTGGCGCCAAGATCGTGACGGCAGTCACGGCCATCGTGTTGGTGGCTGGAACGGTGACTCTGTACCTGGTGATCGGCAATGCGGATCGGATATCCGACCCCAAGCAGTTGGGTGACATCCTCAGTTCCTACCCGGGGATGGGCCTGCTGGGCTGTCTGGTGTTCGCGGTGATTTCCGGCCCGCTCGTGCGCGCCCTGACGGCAGTCTTGCGCGCCATCCCCCTGGGAACGTCTGGGTTTCTCTCGACCCGGGAGGCCAGCGCCAGGCCAGCCCTCACCCGTGCCCTCGTCGTTCCCATCACTTTGGCAGCAGCGGCCGTGGGGATCATGTCCAGTTGGATTCACGAATTGACATGGGTCACGACCACGCTGGCGCCCGGGTCGGGGTCCGTGTCAGCTCAGCCCCGACAACTCTTCCTACTCCTCGGTGGACCAGTCATCGTGGCGTGCGTGTGCGCAGCCGCCATCGTCTTCGCCACAGCCACCCACCGTCGACGCGACAATGCCCTGCTGACGGTGTCGGGAGCCACCACCCGCGACGTCATCGTCAAGGTCGTTCTTGAAGCAGCGGAATATGCCGTCATCTGCTTGCTGTGTTCCTACACCATCGTCATGGTCAACGACGTCGCCATGGCCACAGCCTTGTCGGCTGGGCCAGTGGGTTCGGTACCCGTCCTGACTCCGGGATGGTCCAGTGCCGCAGTTGTCGCATTCGGGGTCATTCTCACCGTCACCATGCTCCTGATCATCACCGCAGCCGGGATGCGCAAGGAGCCAGTCGGCGTCATCCTGGGAGCACACTCATGA
- a CDS encoding dipeptide ABC transporter ATP-binding protein gives MSLRDVTVRFSGSPVAASEAVDLDLVPGRVLALVGESGSGKSVTALGSLGLLPQAATMTGSVLLSRDEPGRSVSEGAVELVGADRSVLDSVRGRLVGTIFQEPSSALDPLVTIGAQIREVIKTHSDQARSRSWIRDRVHELLGRVGLPDAERIAASYPHQLSGGQLQRACMAVALACNPKVIIADEPTTALDVTVQAEILNLLRQLTDEGMAVLLITHDMAVVADVADEVAVMRKGHIIERGTVDAIFNDPQHSYTRQLLDAVPRLDAIRTTLEPQTNPDGVGAVEPETGDEPGTEEVVGRSASDEMSPEPAPPLVEVTDLNVIYRARRRKPVHAVRGVSLAIEPGEVLGLVGESGSGKSTIAGALAGLVPVASGTVRVAGVEVAGASRRAMLPVRRSTGIVYQNPASALNPRRTVGASIAEPLMLHSTLDSSRRRARVRQLLEQVELPASMADRYPHQMSGGQRQRVAIARALALDPRLVIADEPTSALDVSVQAKVLKLLMDLQADLGFACLFVSHDLAVIEQIAARTVVLSKGRIVEEGPTTNVLSHPREEYTRALVSAVPIPDPAIQRTRRARVAAQR, from the coding sequence TTGAGTCTGCGAGATGTCACGGTGAGATTTTCTGGCTCGCCGGTGGCGGCCAGCGAGGCCGTCGATCTGGACCTCGTGCCTGGACGAGTGCTGGCGCTGGTGGGGGAGTCGGGATCGGGGAAGTCTGTCACAGCCCTGGGCAGCCTCGGCCTGCTGCCCCAGGCCGCCACGATGACGGGATCGGTGCTACTGAGCCGCGACGAGCCTGGCAGAAGCGTCAGCGAGGGAGCCGTGGAACTGGTTGGGGCAGACAGGTCGGTGCTCGACAGTGTACGAGGTCGGTTGGTCGGCACCATCTTTCAAGAGCCTTCCAGCGCACTTGACCCGCTTGTGACCATCGGCGCCCAGATCCGTGAAGTCATCAAGACCCACTCCGACCAGGCTCGGTCGCGTTCCTGGATTCGTGACCGAGTACATGAGCTCCTGGGTCGCGTCGGTTTGCCGGACGCGGAGCGGATCGCTGCCTCCTACCCGCATCAATTGTCCGGAGGCCAGTTGCAAAGAGCGTGCATGGCCGTGGCCCTGGCCTGCAACCCGAAGGTGATCATTGCTGATGAGCCCACCACGGCCCTTGATGTCACCGTGCAAGCCGAGATCCTCAACCTGTTGCGGCAGTTGACTGACGAAGGCATGGCGGTGCTGCTCATCACACATGACATGGCCGTCGTGGCCGACGTTGCCGACGAGGTTGCCGTCATGAGAAAAGGCCACATCATCGAGCGGGGCACCGTCGATGCGATCTTCAACGACCCGCAACACTCTTACACCCGCCAGCTCCTCGACGCTGTTCCTCGCCTCGATGCCATACGAACAACCCTTGAGCCACAGACCAATCCCGACGGGGTGGGCGCCGTTGAGCCCGAAACCGGCGATGAGCCGGGAACCGAAGAGGTCGTCGGCCGGTCTGCCTCTGACGAGATGAGTCCCGAACCTGCCCCGCCACTTGTCGAGGTTACTGACCTCAACGTCATCTACCGTGCGCGGCGACGCAAACCCGTCCATGCGGTGCGCGGCGTGAGTCTGGCCATCGAGCCGGGGGAAGTCCTGGGACTCGTGGGGGAGTCCGGGTCGGGCAAATCCACGATCGCTGGCGCTCTGGCAGGGTTGGTGCCGGTGGCCTCCGGGACGGTACGAGTGGCCGGGGTCGAGGTGGCCGGCGCCTCTCGACGCGCAATGCTCCCCGTCCGGCGCAGCACAGGAATCGTGTATCAGAATCCGGCCTCAGCTCTCAATCCCAGGCGCACCGTCGGCGCGTCCATCGCTGAACCTTTGATGCTGCACTCCACCCTCGACTCGTCGCGAAGGCGCGCCCGGGTGCGTCAACTCCTCGAACAGGTGGAGTTACCAGCATCGATGGCCGATCGTTACCCACATCAAATGAGCGGTGGTCAGCGTCAACGGGTGGCCATTGCTCGCGCCCTGGCCCTGGACCCTCGGCTGGTGATCGCCGATGAACCCACCAGCGCCCTTGATGTGTCGGTGCAGGCCAAGGTGCTCAAGCTCTTGATGGATCTGCAAGCTGATCTGGGGTTCGCGTGCCTGTTCGTCTCGCACGATCTGGCGGTCATCGAGCAGATCGCGGCCCGCACAGTGGTGCTCAGCAAAGGCCGCATCGTCGAGGAAGGGCCAACGACGAACGTGCTTTCGCATCCGAGGGAGGAATACACCCGTGCTCTGGTGAGTGCGGTTCCCATCCCTGACCCGGCGATACAGCGAACTCGCCGAGCCAGGGTCGCCGCCCAACGGTGA
- a CDS encoding bifunctional [glutamine synthetase] adenylyltransferase/[glutamine synthetase]-adenylyl-L-tyrosine phosphorylase, whose translation MDRKPKVTVDLLRLGVMDTDAALAHHQRIAETIGTDPDRLAGWQLHLETSCDPDLALDALADLSQQSPRRVADLLHDDDSARRLVRLLGASSELGRHLIVHPDDLAEISRDPVRLGHDEIRDDLLEVVGAAQVGEFLVAESPTGPAADRLRLANRRHLVRIAARDVDADDPTQIIEDIAGELTDLADGIVTAALALARADCPDHADARLAIIAMGKCGAQELNYLSDVDVIHVAEPAREDVSGARAIDIATKLAASVARICSAHSAAGSIWQIDAALRPEGNAGPLVRTMDSMRTYYEKWAKNWEFQALLKARPMAGDLDLGHRFVEMVAPMVWQVGEAEGFVPETRAMRTRVVSLIGAKDKGREIKLGAGGLRDVEFTAQLLQLVHGRQDESLRVRATLPAMRALAGGGYISRGVAERLEEAYRLERVLEHRVQMFRLRRTHLLPDDEPGLRRLARAVGLHTADEVRGVWTATSKAVLRAHGQVFYSPVVEAVARIPTEDLRMSPEAAKVRLGALGFHDEEAGLRHIEALTSGTSRAVRIQTALMPAMLAWLADGPSPDHGLLAFRQVSEALGKSPWYLRAMRDEGAMAQRLAMVLSTSRYAVDVLTRAPETAQVLADDDLTPLDRDDLTRQMNAVARRHHDVDEAIWAIRAVRRRELFRILVADILNVTDTLRVGQALSDLTGATIDAALGAVSRGIEDAPPIGVVAMGRWGGQELSYGSDADCLFVVGDAPSAGEKALRIVTTLRNALGKNGPAPALVLDADLRPEGRSGPLVRSVESYRTYYGKWSSTWEAQALLRASHGAGDRELTEALLECVDNVRYRPDGLTDSQIAEIRKLKARMESERIPRGVDPRRHLKLGPGGLVDIEWTAQILQLRYAGKEPSLRTTSTIAALDAALAAGHIDQEQHMELRTSWLAASRLRNAIMVVRGRPSDVIPSDSIDLDVIARVLGMGRGASEQLIEDRMRHCRRASKVVDAVFWNQ comes from the coding sequence GTGGATCGCAAGCCGAAGGTCACGGTGGACCTACTGCGTCTGGGGGTGATGGACACCGATGCGGCCCTGGCTCATCACCAGCGGATTGCAGAGACGATCGGGACTGACCCCGATCGGCTGGCGGGATGGCAACTCCACCTCGAAACCTCCTGTGACCCCGATCTTGCCCTTGACGCCTTGGCAGATCTTTCGCAGCAATCCCCCCGGCGTGTCGCTGACCTGCTTCATGACGACGACTCCGCGCGTCGCCTGGTGAGACTCCTCGGCGCCTCCAGCGAGTTGGGCCGTCACCTCATCGTCCATCCCGACGACTTGGCCGAGATTTCGCGTGATCCGGTGCGTCTCGGGCATGACGAGATCCGCGACGACCTGCTCGAGGTCGTCGGAGCTGCTCAGGTCGGTGAGTTCCTGGTGGCCGAGTCACCGACCGGCCCGGCAGCAGATCGGTTGAGGCTGGCCAATCGGCGCCATCTGGTGCGGATCGCGGCCCGCGACGTCGACGCAGACGATCCGACCCAGATCATTGAGGACATCGCTGGGGAATTGACAGACCTGGCTGACGGCATCGTCACCGCCGCACTGGCCCTGGCGCGCGCTGACTGCCCCGACCATGCCGACGCCCGACTGGCCATCATCGCGATGGGAAAGTGCGGGGCCCAGGAACTCAATTACCTCTCCGACGTCGACGTCATCCATGTCGCTGAGCCGGCCCGCGAGGACGTCTCGGGAGCTCGGGCCATCGACATCGCCACGAAACTGGCGGCCTCGGTGGCACGGATATGTTCGGCGCATTCGGCAGCCGGATCCATCTGGCAGATTGACGCCGCGCTGCGTCCCGAGGGCAATGCCGGCCCGCTGGTGCGAACCATGGACTCGATGCGCACCTACTACGAGAAATGGGCGAAGAACTGGGAGTTCCAGGCTCTCCTCAAGGCTCGTCCGATGGCTGGCGACCTCGATCTGGGGCACCGATTCGTCGAAATGGTCGCACCGATGGTCTGGCAGGTCGGAGAGGCCGAGGGGTTCGTCCCTGAGACCCGTGCCATGCGAACTCGGGTCGTCTCCCTCATCGGGGCCAAGGACAAGGGGCGCGAGATCAAACTCGGTGCTGGTGGGCTGCGTGACGTCGAATTCACGGCTCAGTTGTTGCAGTTGGTCCACGGACGGCAGGACGAGTCGCTGCGGGTTCGCGCGACCCTGCCAGCCATGCGCGCCCTGGCCGGCGGCGGTTACATCTCCCGAGGCGTAGCAGAACGTCTCGAGGAGGCCTACCGACTGGAACGGGTACTGGAACATCGAGTGCAGATGTTCCGGCTGCGCCGCACCCACCTCCTTCCTGACGACGAGCCAGGTTTGCGCCGGCTGGCCCGAGCCGTCGGTTTGCACACTGCCGACGAGGTTCGCGGGGTGTGGACCGCCACGTCGAAAGCTGTCCTACGCGCCCACGGCCAGGTGTTCTACTCTCCGGTGGTGGAGGCTGTTGCGCGTATCCCCACCGAGGATCTGCGGATGAGTCCGGAGGCGGCCAAGGTGCGGCTGGGCGCGCTGGGTTTCCACGACGAGGAGGCCGGGCTGCGTCACATCGAGGCCCTCACCAGTGGTACCAGCCGGGCAGTGCGCATTCAGACCGCCCTCATGCCCGCCATGCTCGCCTGGCTGGCCGACGGCCCCAGTCCCGACCATGGTTTGCTGGCGTTCCGCCAGGTCTCCGAGGCGCTGGGGAAGTCGCCGTGGTACTTGCGCGCCATGCGCGACGAGGGGGCGATGGCCCAGCGACTGGCGATGGTGCTGTCGACGTCGAGGTATGCCGTCGACGTCCTCACCCGAGCACCCGAGACTGCACAGGTTCTCGCCGATGATGATCTGACCCCGCTGGACAGGGACGACCTGACCCGCCAGATGAATGCGGTCGCCAGACGTCATCACGATGTCGACGAGGCGATCTGGGCGATCCGAGCGGTGCGGCGTCGTGAATTGTTCCGGATTCTGGTGGCCGACATTCTCAATGTCACCGACACCTTGCGTGTTGGCCAGGCCCTCAGTGACCTGACGGGAGCGACGATTGATGCGGCCTTGGGCGCAGTCTCGCGGGGAATCGAGGATGCCCCGCCGATCGGGGTCGTCGCCATGGGCCGCTGGGGTGGCCAGGAGTTGTCATACGGTTCTGACGCTGACTGCCTCTTCGTCGTCGGGGACGCCCCGAGCGCCGGTGAGAAGGCACTGCGCATTGTCACCACGTTGCGCAACGCGCTGGGCAAGAACGGTCCAGCTCCAGCTTTGGTGCTCGACGCGGATCTGCGCCCGGAGGGCCGATCAGGGCCACTGGTCCGCAGCGTGGAGAGCTACCGCACGTACTACGGGAAGTGGTCGAGCACGTGGGAGGCCCAGGCCTTGTTGCGGGCCAGCCACGGGGCAGGTGACCGGGAGCTGACAGAGGCTCTGCTGGAATGTGTTGACAACGTGCGTTACCGGCCAGACGGTCTGACCGACAGCCAGATAGCCGAGATCCGTAAGCTCAAGGCGCGCATGGAGTCCGAGCGGATTCCGCGCGGGGTCGATCCGAGGCGCCATCTCAAACTCGGGCCGGGGGGTCTGGTTGACATCGAGTGGACGGCGCAGATTCTTCAGTTGCGGTATGCCGGCAAGGAGCCTTCCCTTCGGACGACCTCGACGATCGCGGCTCTCGATGCCGCCTTGGCGGCTGGGCACATCGATCAGGAGCAGCACATGGAGCTGCGTACTTCGTGGTTGGCGGCCAGTCGGCTGCGCAATGCGATCATGGTAGTGCGGGGGCGTCCCAGCGACGTCATCCCCTCCGACTCGATTGATCTTGACGTCATCGCCCGGGTCCTGGGGATGGGTCGGGGAGCATCGGAACAACTCATCGAGGACCGTATGCGGCATTGCCGACGTGCCTCCAAGGTCGTTGACGCCGTGTTCTGGAACCAGTGA
- a CDS encoding ABC transporter ATP-binding protein, whose amino-acid sequence MTSLISATGVRKGFGRGSQRVEVLKGVDLDVGPGEFVAIVGSSGAGKSTLLYCLSGLTPADDGQIVLAGNDMRSASRTRLAQIRRDHLGFIFQDLNLISSLTVADNVALSARLARMKPRKSEILSALDTVGLGSCARKYPGQLSGGQRQRVAIARSLIRKPHVMFADEPTGSLDVSARDTVLELLRRTVTESTALVMVTHDLDIAATADRVIVLAHGCNDQILTRPSAAEVFDALHRG is encoded by the coding sequence ATGACATCTCTCATCAGCGCAACCGGCGTACGCAAGGGGTTTGGCCGAGGTTCCCAGCGTGTGGAGGTCCTCAAGGGAGTTGACCTGGACGTCGGGCCCGGGGAGTTCGTCGCCATCGTCGGGTCGTCGGGGGCAGGTAAGTCGACCTTGCTGTATTGCCTGAGTGGCCTCACACCTGCCGACGACGGTCAGATTGTCCTGGCTGGCAACGACATGAGATCGGCAAGCAGGACTCGGCTGGCACAGATCCGACGCGACCATCTCGGCTTCATCTTCCAGGACCTCAATCTCATCAGTTCGCTCACCGTGGCCGACAACGTTGCCCTGTCCGCTCGTCTCGCGCGGATGAAGCCCCGCAAGAGCGAGATTCTGAGCGCCCTGGACACTGTCGGGCTCGGCTCGTGTGCCCGCAAGTACCCCGGTCAACTCTCCGGAGGGCAGCGGCAGCGGGTGGCCATCGCTCGCTCCCTCATCCGCAAACCCCACGTGATGTTCGCCGACGAACCCACCGGGTCCCTCGACGTCAGTGCCAGGGACACCGTCCTCGAGTTGCTGCGCCGCACGGTCACCGAATCAACAGCGCTGGTCATGGTGACCCACGATCTTGACATCGCCGCAACCGCCGACCGCGTGATCGTCCTCGCCCACGGCTGCAATGATCAGATCCTGACGCGCCCGTCGGCAGCGGAGGTTTTTGACGCTCTCCATCGGGGTTGA
- the map gene encoding type I methionyl aminopeptidase has protein sequence MSAIKPYPQSPRRTVPGSIARPPYVGLGDVPETYDGSHVQTAETIAAMEEAGRIACGAMHEAGKAVAPGVTTDELDRIAHEYMCDHGAYPSTLDYRNYPKSCCTSVNEVICHGIPDARPLEDGDIVKIDVTAYKNGVHGDNCYTFPCGNVDQESLDLITHTQESMNRAIKAVKPGRSISIIGRIIENYAKRFGYGVVRDYTGHGVHSAFHSGLVVFHYDEPRYDVTLEEGMTLTIEPMLTLGDQSNHQWDDGWTVLTNDGSRCAQFEQTLVVEKDGARILTTLD, from the coding sequence GTGAGTGCCATCAAGCCGTATCCCCAGAGCCCTCGTCGCACCGTCCCCGGCAGCATTGCCCGTCCGCCCTATGTGGGGCTGGGAGACGTCCCGGAGACCTACGACGGCTCCCACGTGCAGACCGCCGAGACGATCGCTGCCATGGAGGAGGCCGGACGCATCGCGTGCGGTGCGATGCACGAGGCTGGTAAGGCGGTGGCGCCCGGAGTCACCACCGACGAGTTGGACCGCATTGCCCATGAGTACATGTGCGACCACGGCGCCTACCCGTCGACCCTCGACTACCGCAATTACCCCAAGTCCTGCTGCACCAGCGTCAACGAGGTCATTTGCCACGGTATCCCCGATGCTCGCCCGCTGGAGGACGGCGACATCGTCAAGATCGACGTCACGGCCTACAAGAACGGCGTGCACGGCGACAACTGCTACACCTTCCCCTGTGGCAACGTCGACCAGGAATCCCTCGACCTCATCACGCACACCCAGGAATCCATGAACCGGGCCATCAAGGCCGTCAAGCCTGGTCGGTCGATCTCCATCATCGGTCGCATCATCGAGAACTATGCCAAGCGGTTCGGGTATGGCGTGGTGCGCGACTACACCGGTCACGGCGTCCACAGCGCCTTCCACTCTGGTCTTGTCGTTTTCCACTACGACGAGCCGCGTTACGACGTCACCCTCGAGGAGGGTATGACGCTGACCATCGAGCCGATGCTGACACTGGGTGACCAGTCCAATCACCAGTGGGACGACGGTTGGACAGTCCTGACCAATGACGGCTCCCGGTGTGCCCAGTTCGAGCAAACCCTCGTCGTCGAGAAGGATGGCGCGCGCATCCTCACCACTCTGGACTGA